Proteins from one Pseudarthrobacter sp. BIM B-2242 genomic window:
- a CDS encoding SIR2 family protein → MLNLKCDAWLLPTDSTVRIEQHWLRANPDLQGIAAASASKDFRAGTVLAEPVAAWEPADPLPVLTAVPLDGIWDSTAVARRLEAFVRAATGATSSPALRPYRLLAVPFFGTAGGGAGNHLGAMLRGLLDVCANLATKFAVDLVIVLRDKAAFSLAQKLRRDAGGSECWPSLGDELHAKAQGLGKLARSGHLVPFLGAGVSVSAGAPSWRDLLTALRAGVQLDEGAVAAFEKLAVLDQAGVLEQLYIDQHGSRAAFGEAVARAVDLQKYGLAPALLAAVPSSGAITLNYDRLFELACHDAQRPRTVLPENIPAVGNSWLLKLHGSVSQPASIVLTRDDYLGYNSNREALSALVKAHLLTHHLLFVGFGLADDHFHEIVHDVRRALPEGLSEGHHMGTVLSLFHEPLQSMVWKGKLDILSMPAESGAGHLNVDQSKLALAISGRELEVFLDMLGAYATDNHSYLLAPAYDAGLNHTEAQLRAQLLKLAEQPRPPGTEEVWALLDQTLDGLGHSANNEWRES, encoded by the coding sequence ATGCTCAACCTCAAATGCGATGCTTGGCTGCTTCCTACGGACTCCACCGTCCGAATCGAACAGCATTGGCTGCGGGCGAACCCCGACCTCCAAGGAATCGCTGCCGCATCGGCTTCGAAAGATTTCCGAGCAGGGACAGTTCTCGCGGAGCCCGTGGCCGCCTGGGAACCGGCGGATCCACTCCCCGTTCTGACTGCGGTTCCGCTGGACGGCATCTGGGATTCCACTGCTGTGGCGCGGCGACTGGAGGCATTCGTGCGTGCCGCCACCGGCGCCACTTCCAGTCCGGCGCTGCGGCCCTACAGATTGCTGGCCGTTCCGTTCTTCGGGACGGCCGGCGGCGGTGCAGGAAACCACCTCGGGGCTATGCTGCGCGGGCTGCTGGACGTCTGCGCGAATCTGGCTACTAAGTTCGCCGTCGACTTAGTCATCGTGCTCCGCGACAAGGCAGCCTTCTCTCTGGCCCAGAAGCTTCGCCGGGACGCGGGCGGCTCGGAGTGCTGGCCTTCGCTTGGTGACGAACTGCATGCCAAGGCGCAAGGGCTCGGCAAGCTCGCGCGCTCTGGCCACTTGGTGCCCTTTCTTGGTGCGGGGGTCAGCGTTAGCGCCGGAGCGCCGAGCTGGAGAGATTTGCTTACGGCCTTGCGCGCTGGAGTCCAGTTGGACGAGGGTGCAGTTGCTGCATTCGAGAAGCTGGCAGTGCTCGATCAGGCCGGCGTGCTGGAGCAGCTCTACATCGACCAGCACGGTTCCCGGGCTGCCTTTGGCGAAGCCGTCGCGAGGGCCGTGGACCTGCAGAAGTATGGCTTGGCGCCCGCGCTGCTTGCCGCCGTCCCCTCTTCGGGAGCAATCACGCTGAACTATGACCGACTCTTCGAGTTGGCGTGCCACGATGCCCAACGGCCGCGAACCGTCCTGCCGGAGAACATACCTGCAGTCGGCAACAGCTGGCTCTTGAAATTGCACGGATCCGTCAGCCAACCTGCATCAATCGTTTTGACGCGTGACGACTACCTTGGTTACAACAGCAACCGCGAAGCCCTGTCCGCCTTGGTCAAGGCACATCTGCTGACACACCATTTACTCTTCGTGGGTTTCGGCCTGGCAGACGACCATTTCCATGAGATCGTCCACGATGTCAGGCGGGCTCTGCCGGAGGGGCTCTCCGAGGGGCACCACATGGGGACGGTACTCTCCCTTTTTCATGAGCCACTTCAGTCCATGGTCTGGAAGGGCAAGCTGGACATCCTCTCGATGCCGGCGGAGTCCGGCGCCGGCCACTTGAACGTCGATCAATCAAAGCTTGCGCTGGCGATATCCGGACGAGAGCTCGAAGTCTTCCTGGACATGTTAGGCGCTTACGCTACCGACAATCACTCGTATTTGCTGGCACCCGCCTACGACGCCGGCCTAAATCACACCGAGGCACAGTTGCGCGCCCAACTGCTGAAACTGGCTGAGCAGCCGCGACCGCCCGGAACCGAGGAGGTGTGGGCGTTGCTCGACCAGACGCTCGACGGGCTCGGCCATTCTGCAAACAATGAGTGGAGAGAGTCATGA